The Imtechella halotolerans DNA window TTTATGAATTGTTAAATCGGCTATTAGTTTGGTTCCATTCATACTCGGTCTGATATGGCCTTTAATTTGTGGAAGAAAAGAATTACGTCCAGTTATGACACGCTGAATTTCAAATCGATCTTGTTCAAAACTACCCTCAAATAGCTTGGTATTCTTGGAGTTATTAGATCCAAAGATAACCCCTGTTTTTTGACGAATATTATTAGTTAAAATTGTTCTCACTTCTTCTAGAGAAAGGGATGTAGTTATTTCAATTTTATCAGAAGGAAATATTTTCATTTTGGTATTTGAAGGATAGGTTACTTACTATTCAAAGGTACTTTAAAATCCTATTCTTTGAAAGAAATATCTGATTTTTAAAAGGATGTTTAGGAGCTAATAATTACATTGGATTAATATTTTTTGAATCGATAAAGTCTTTGAGTGTAGAAAATATCCTCTTATTAAAGTTTCGATTCTACCCAAAGAAACAGCCGTATTTATCTTCCCTAACTACATCAATCAACCTTTCTAAATGAGATGATTTTGGAAATGGTTCATAAATTTCCTAATTTCCTTTTGAACGCATCAAGTATAGACTCCATTCTTTACGTGACTTATAAAATCGGAATTTTGCAAATTCTATATTTTGAATTTCATTTGGGTTATTCCAAACCGGTCGGATAGTTTAAAGAATAGCAGTTTTACCATCATAAGCATAACCGTAATCAAGTTGTGTGCGAATCTTTAAATCCTCCGGCCGCATTGATTCTGCAAATCTTTTTATAGTCGATTCGTTTATGTCTAAAGTATTTTTTGGCATTAAGCTTATGTTCTAGAAATAAGGTTGACGATTATTTTAATCATCATATCTTTTTCATTGGGATTACTTTCAGCAATTAATAACGTTTATGCTACTAATGCATTATTCGGGATAACCTTACTGCCATACTTGGTAAACAAAATATTGTTTCTATCTAAAAACCATACAAACAGATAAGCCGCAATTCTTTTATTACCATCGGAAAACGAATGGTTTTTAACTACAAAATATAGCAAATGAGCTGCCTTTTCCTCGATAGTTGGATAAAGATCTTCTCCTGCAAAAGTCTGGTAAATGTTTTCAAGAGATCCTTTAAAAGAATCGTCCTTTTCTCTTCCAAAGAGTCCTTTAAACTTAGTTTGCTTTCCAAGTTCATCAATAGCTTTTCTGGCCTCGTTATAAGAAATCTTAAAAACCTCCTGGCTCCCCTTATCCGGCAAGCTCAACCGCTGATGATCATAATCATCTAATAGGTTTAACGCCCGGGAATATTGAGCAATGATTTTTATATGACCTACCGATTCATCGGTATTAAGCGGATATTCTGAAATTACTTTTTCTTGTAACTGAACCACATTTTTAAGCTCCTGTAACTGTTGAGTTCTTTCCTGAAGAAGTCTTTCATTGACGGCATAACCTTGTAATAAATACTCTTTTAAAATTTTATTAGCCCATATTCTGAATTGTGTACCTCGTTTTGACTTAACTCGATAACCTACCGAAATAATCACATCCAGATTATAATGTTCAACTAGGTAAATTTTACCATCAGTAGCAGTATGTGCAAAATTTGCACATACTTGATTCCGTTCCAGTTCTCCTTCCTTGAATATGTTATTAATATGTCTAGTAATAACGGTTCGATCTCTATTAAAAAGACTGGTTATTTGAGCTTGAGATAGCCAGACTGTTTCCGATTTAAACGCTACATCAATCTGAGTTTGACCATTGTCCGCCTCATAAATAATTATTTGTTCTTGTTCTTTCTCCATAGTAAATACAATTTTAGGAAATTAATACCAGAAGGTTCTTTAGCCACTCTCAAATTGTATATATCAATATGAAAGCAGAGTACATCGACACAGCTTTAAAAGTATTGATGAATTACAGAAAAGCTGTAATACACTCATTCAATGGAAAAAATAGTGATATACATAAGGGGTTATTTGTGGTACTGAAAAGACTTTATATAATGGCACTTCCAAAAGGGGCTGGCAAGACAAAGACTTGGTATGCCATATTGCTTGTAATATTCGATTGTCTGGATTCTATCAAAATTTATGAATTATCATCTATTAGAAAAAGCCTTATTATGCTGTAAGCTTCACTAAAAGATATTAGTAACGAAATCCCTATTGTAGGAACCAAATTGTTGAATATTTCATAATGAAAAGTTTCGGTAGTAAAACGCGTATTTAGCTTTATAGTTTTTGTTAGATTTAGCCCTAAATAGGTTTTGAAATTAGAAGTTATTCTTTTCCCATTTAGCCTAGAAGTGCAGTTATTCCATAAATTGAATTCTTTTGTTTAGATTTGGTAAGGAATAAGCCTACAGTTAGTGAGAAAAAATGAACCTTTTATATTGTCATTAAAAGAGTATAAGAATCTTTTTGAAAAATTGTATTCATCACTATGCTTGTTTGCTAATAAGTATTTGGACAATTTGGAACTTTCAAGAGATATTGT harbors:
- the rhuM gene encoding Fic family protein, whose protein sequence is MEKEQEQIIIYEADNGQTQIDVAFKSETVWLSQAQITSLFNRDRTVITRHINNIFKEGELERNQVCANFAHTATDGKIYLVEHYNLDVIISVGYRVKSKRGTQFRIWANKILKEYLLQGYAVNERLLQERTQQLQELKNVVQLQEKVISEYPLNTDESVGHIKIIAQYSRALNLLDDYDHQRLSLPDKGSQEVFKISYNEARKAIDELGKQTKFKGLFGREKDDSFKGSLENIYQTFAGEDLYPTIEEKAAHLLYFVVKNHSFSDGNKRIAAYLFVWFLDRNNILFTKYGSKVIPNNALVA